The Oncorhynchus mykiss isolate Arlee chromosome 30, USDA_OmykA_1.1, whole genome shotgun sequence genome includes a window with the following:
- the LOC110521438 gene encoding E3 SUMO-protein ligase PIAS4-A isoform X2: protein MVKNFRVSDLQTLLASMGRSKSGLKQDLVGRALRLVQTECSPELLKNVRQLYESRFPKASGWLAARRPEGVSVAYSSLSSSPTGTQGTDYLNGIPKLSSTPAAEVKLVSLPFYQTLEKLLLPTELIAQNSEKLQDSQCVFELTQSQADQVRNSTELRPGMKAIQVVLRICYTDSIGVQEDQYPPNIAVKVNQSYCHVPGYYPSNKPGVEPRRPCRPVNITPWLQLSTATNRVTVTWGNFGKRYSVAVDLVRVFTSAELFGQLKHCSVESAERCRERIQDKLRFDPESEIATTGLRVSLICPLVKMRIGVPCRVITCAHLQCFDAIFFLQMNEKKPTWTCPVCDKQAPFELLTIDGLASEILKETHEDIEEIEYLTDGSWRPIRDEKEKERERSNTPDYPVLDICVPEVNGHSPAHSSTSQTGKSGAGSTAGGAGGGVVVDLTLDSEEEEGGGAGGDSDDTEDSQDSPAPKRGRYDYDKDLVTAY from the exons ATGGTGAAGAATTTTCGGGTGTCTGACCTGCAGACGCTGCTGGCCTCCATGGGCCGCAGTAAAAGTGGTCTGAAGCAGGACCTGGTGGGACGGGCGCTGAGGCTGGTGCAAACAGAGTGCAGCCCAGAGCTGCTGAAGAACGTGCGGCAGCTCTATGAGTCACGCTTCCCCAAGGCGTCGGGTTGGCTGGCTGCCCGGCGCCCGGAGGGGGTCTCTGTGGCCTACTCCTCCCTCAGCTCCTCGCCCACTGGCACACAGGGCACAGACTACCTCAACGGCATCCCCAAGCTGTCCTCCACACCAGCAGCTGAGGTCAAGCTGGTGTCACTGCCCTTTTACCAAACTCTGGAGAAGCTGTTGCTGCCAACGGAGCTGA TTGCCCAGAACAGTGAGAAACTGCAGGACAGTCAATGTGTATTTGAGCTAACACAGAGCCAAGCGGACCAAGTCAGAAACTCAAC TGAGCTTCGGCCAGGAATGAAGGCAATCCAGGTGGTTCTTAG AATCTGTTACACAGACTCCATCGGTGTCCAGGAAGATCAGTACCCTCCCAATATTGCTGTCAAAGTCAACCAGTCTTACTGTCATGTACCG GGTTACTACCCTTCTAATAAGCCAGGTGTGGAGCCGCGTCGGCCCTGTCGCCCAGTCAACATCACACCTTGGTTACAACTCTCCACTGCCACCAACCGGGTCACTGTCACATGGGGCAACTTCGGCAAG CGCTACTCTGTGGCAGTGGATTTAGTGAGGGTCTTCACATCAGCAGAGCTCTTCGGCCAACTCAAACACTGCTCAGTGGAGAGTGCAGAACGCTGTCGTGAACGCA TCCAGGACAAGCTCCGCTTTGATCCAGAGAGTGAGATCGCTACCACAGGGCTACGGGTGTCCCTCATCTGTCCT cTGGTGAAGATGCGGATAGGTGTTCCATGTCGGGTGATCACCTGTGCCCACCTGCAGTGTTTTGACGCAATCTTCTTCCTGCAAATGAATGAGAAGAAGCCCACGTGGACCTGCCCTGTGTGTGACAAGCAGGCTCCCTTTGAGCTGCTCACCATCGATGG GCTGGCATCTGAGATCTTAAAAGAGACCCATGAGGATATTGAGGAGATTGAATATCTGACTGACGGTTCATGGAGACCCATCcgagatgagaaggagaaggagagggaacgCAGCAACACGCCTGACTACCCTGTTCTGGATATAT GTGTTCCTGAGGTAAATGGCCACTCCCCGGCCCACAGCAGCACCAGCCAGACGGGGAAGTCAGGAGCTGGGTCCACGGCGGGGGGGGCGGGAGGAGGAGTGGTGGTTGATCTGACTCTagactctgaggaggaggaggggggaggggctggAGGAGACAGCGACGACACTGAGGACAGCCAGGACAGCCCCGCCCCCAAGAGGGGCCGATACGACTATGACAAGGACCTGGTCACAGCGTACTGA
- the LOC110521438 gene encoding E3 SUMO-protein ligase PIAS4-A isoform X1 has protein sequence MAAELVEAMNMVKNFRVSDLQTLLASMGRSKSGLKQDLVGRALRLVQTECSPELLKNVRQLYESRFPKASGWLAARRPEGVSVAYSSLSSSPTGTQGTDYLNGIPKLSSTPAAEVKLVSLPFYQTLEKLLLPTELIAQNSEKLQDSQCVFELTQSQADQVRNSTELRPGMKAIQVVLRICYTDSIGVQEDQYPPNIAVKVNQSYCHVPGYYPSNKPGVEPRRPCRPVNITPWLQLSTATNRVTVTWGNFGKRYSVAVDLVRVFTSAELFGQLKHCSVESAERCRERIQDKLRFDPESEIATTGLRVSLICPLVKMRIGVPCRVITCAHLQCFDAIFFLQMNEKKPTWTCPVCDKQAPFELLTIDGLASEILKETHEDIEEIEYLTDGSWRPIRDEKEKERERSNTPDYPVLDICVPEVNGHSPAHSSTSQTGKSGAGSTAGGAGGGVVVDLTLDSEEEEGGGAGGDSDDTEDSQDSPAPKRGRYDYDKDLVTAY, from the exons ATGGCGGCCGAACTGGTGGAAGCGATG AACATGGTGAAGAATTTTCGGGTGTCTGACCTGCAGACGCTGCTGGCCTCCATGGGCCGCAGTAAAAGTGGTCTGAAGCAGGACCTGGTGGGACGGGCGCTGAGGCTGGTGCAAACAGAGTGCAGCCCAGAGCTGCTGAAGAACGTGCGGCAGCTCTATGAGTCACGCTTCCCCAAGGCGTCGGGTTGGCTGGCTGCCCGGCGCCCGGAGGGGGTCTCTGTGGCCTACTCCTCCCTCAGCTCCTCGCCCACTGGCACACAGGGCACAGACTACCTCAACGGCATCCCCAAGCTGTCCTCCACACCAGCAGCTGAGGTCAAGCTGGTGTCACTGCCCTTTTACCAAACTCTGGAGAAGCTGTTGCTGCCAACGGAGCTGA TTGCCCAGAACAGTGAGAAACTGCAGGACAGTCAATGTGTATTTGAGCTAACACAGAGCCAAGCGGACCAAGTCAGAAACTCAAC TGAGCTTCGGCCAGGAATGAAGGCAATCCAGGTGGTTCTTAG AATCTGTTACACAGACTCCATCGGTGTCCAGGAAGATCAGTACCCTCCCAATATTGCTGTCAAAGTCAACCAGTCTTACTGTCATGTACCG GGTTACTACCCTTCTAATAAGCCAGGTGTGGAGCCGCGTCGGCCCTGTCGCCCAGTCAACATCACACCTTGGTTACAACTCTCCACTGCCACCAACCGGGTCACTGTCACATGGGGCAACTTCGGCAAG CGCTACTCTGTGGCAGTGGATTTAGTGAGGGTCTTCACATCAGCAGAGCTCTTCGGCCAACTCAAACACTGCTCAGTGGAGAGTGCAGAACGCTGTCGTGAACGCA TCCAGGACAAGCTCCGCTTTGATCCAGAGAGTGAGATCGCTACCACAGGGCTACGGGTGTCCCTCATCTGTCCT cTGGTGAAGATGCGGATAGGTGTTCCATGTCGGGTGATCACCTGTGCCCACCTGCAGTGTTTTGACGCAATCTTCTTCCTGCAAATGAATGAGAAGAAGCCCACGTGGACCTGCCCTGTGTGTGACAAGCAGGCTCCCTTTGAGCTGCTCACCATCGATGG GCTGGCATCTGAGATCTTAAAAGAGACCCATGAGGATATTGAGGAGATTGAATATCTGACTGACGGTTCATGGAGACCCATCcgagatgagaaggagaaggagagggaacgCAGCAACACGCCTGACTACCCTGTTCTGGATATAT GTGTTCCTGAGGTAAATGGCCACTCCCCGGCCCACAGCAGCACCAGCCAGACGGGGAAGTCAGGAGCTGGGTCCACGGCGGGGGGGGCGGGAGGAGGAGTGGTGGTTGATCTGACTCTagactctgaggaggaggaggggggaggggctggAGGAGACAGCGACGACACTGAGGACAGCCAGGACAGCCCCGCCCCCAAGAGGGGCCGATACGACTATGACAAGGACCTGGTCACAGCGTACTGA
- the LOC110520946 gene encoding forkhead box protein D4-like, with amino-acid sequence MEDRSSCNNDRERLGLRFTIDYLLYNKDSKCMREEQNIPAVGQTPHSLLEGQSPDILSVRKIIKPGSPEKGPEGEEGSEEENEEEEEIKGGKDEEETTTDSPQDKPSQSYISLISMAILASEEKKLLLCDIYQWIMDNYPYFKSKDKNWRNSVRHNLSLNECFVKAGRSDNGKGHFWAIHPTNFQDFSNGDYHRRRARRRIRRVTGQLPYALHTPYYPLHRPRGVWCWCCPPAHPLSAAHPLSYVSARIYWSWASLQTRQHPSTLRFNSTT; translated from the exons ATGGAGGACAGAAGCAGCTGCAACAATGACCGGGAGCGCTTGGGACTACGCTTCACCATAGACTACCTGCTGTACAACAAGGACAGTAAGTGTATGAGAGAAGAGCAAAATATTCCTGCAGTGGGGCAGACCCCTCATAGCCTACTGGAGGGCCAGAGTCCTGACATCCTCTCAGTGAGGAAAATTATCAAACCTGGGAGCCCTGAGAAGGGgccagagggagaagaggggtcagaggaggagaatgaagaggaggaagagatcaAAGGGGGGAAAGATGAAGAGGAAACCACTACAGACAGCCCACAGGACAAGCCTTCCCAGTCCTACATCTCCCTTATCTCCATGGCCATACTTGCTTCAGAGGAGAAGAAGCTCTTGCTGTGTGACATCTACCAGTGGATCATGGATAACTACCCCTACTTCAAGAGCAAG GATAAGAACTGGAGGAACAGCGTCAGACACAACCTGTCCCTAAACGAGTGCTTTGTGAAGGCTGGTCGGAGTGACAATGGTAAAGGCCATTTTTGGGCCATCCACCCTACTAACTTCCAGGACTTCTCCAATGGGGACTACCATCGCCGCCGGGCTCGCCGCAGGATCCGCCGAGTAACAGGACAGCTCCCCTACGCCCTGCACACACCCTATTACCCCCTCCATAGGCCCAGGGGGGTGTGGTGCTGGTGCTGTCCCCCAGCCCACCCTCTCTCCGCAGCCCACCCTCTGTCCTACGTCTCAGCCAGGATCTATTGGAGCTGGGCCAGCCTGCAGACCAGACAACACCCATCCACGCTCCGGTTCAATAGCACCACATAG